A DNA window from Bacteroidales bacterium contains the following coding sequences:
- a CDS encoding LysM peptidoglycan-binding domain-containing protein — MKRFLIVFLLFYASAVVCAQQPGAVQRSEVIEMMDGKEYYIHLVRQGQTMESIAAAYQLSVADINRENPRLKGIITTGDVMKIPKDMGAIGSAENSPKAEATSDQKPQTIPVPSKTPATPKANSHTVTAQETFFGIARQYSITVPELRAANPGITELQPGQVLVIPEKGSEVIVQSKPEEKQAEQPKPGSIPETYTVQAGETLFSISRRFNMTVEEINNLNPGLTDGLKAGQTIRLKNFHGTQEPQYKTIQDTTVTYTYHRVRRGETLFRIGKRYGVSADELIKHNPHAAEGLQPKQVLQIPVYNITTKKVLQEIKPPVEEEVPEIPGPGIPEDCHPLVEHGKTYNIALMLPFFLDAKVEFPTSDSLTGEEQSLNKSYEFMQFYYGAMLAIDSLGKLGLNATVHVYDVDNTPESVDKVLARSELSNMDLIIGPLFSGNFDKMARFAASNKINIVNPLSTRTEFLLNNPYSIKAQSSSKDQVHVLASFIKNNFAGKNIIVVRQFSFSENETSEIFRKEFGEAGLNEVIYIRDSLDGVRRSLSKTRENIIVGLSTDKVFIMDFIRKLNDIRADYDITCFGMQEWEEFEIDTEHIVNLRLHLPSHSYIDYNAEPVKNYIRLFRNTYNTEPLPNRFAFEAFDITWYFVSAMMKYGAAFEECLPSYRYRGMQIPFSFEPLGRNGFENKGLSIYRIQDFRQIEVYPK, encoded by the coding sequence GTGAAAAGATTTCTTATCGTGTTTCTTCTGTTTTATGCTTCAGCAGTAGTATGTGCTCAGCAACCAGGTGCGGTACAACGCTCAGAAGTCATTGAAATGATGGATGGCAAGGAATATTATATTCACCTGGTGCGCCAGGGTCAAACCATGGAAAGCATCGCCGCTGCCTATCAGCTAAGTGTTGCTGATATAAACCGGGAAAATCCGAGACTTAAAGGAATTATTACCACCGGCGATGTGATGAAGATACCCAAAGACATGGGCGCAATCGGTTCTGCTGAAAACTCACCAAAGGCAGAAGCTACTTCTGATCAGAAACCGCAGACCATTCCGGTTCCGTCAAAAACTCCAGCCACTCCAAAAGCAAACTCTCACACCGTTACTGCTCAGGAAACCTTTTTCGGCATTGCCAGGCAATACAGCATTACTGTTCCTGAGTTAAGGGCTGCCAATCCCGGCATCACTGAGCTGCAGCCCGGGCAGGTTCTCGTAATACCAGAAAAAGGTTCAGAGGTTATTGTTCAATCTAAACCGGAAGAAAAACAAGCTGAACAGCCAAAACCAGGTTCGATCCCTGAAACCTATACCGTGCAGGCCGGAGAAACACTCTTCTCCATTTCGCGCAGGTTTAACATGACAGTGGAAGAAATCAACAACCTGAACCCCGGACTAACAGACGGTTTGAAAGCTGGACAAACCATCCGGTTAAAAAATTTTCACGGCACTCAGGAACCGCAATACAAGACTATTCAGGACACCACTGTAACCTACACCTATCACCGGGTGCGACGGGGCGAAACCCTGTTCAGGATCGGAAAACGATATGGAGTGAGCGCGGATGAATTGATAAAACATAATCCTCACGCTGCTGAAGGCCTTCAACCGAAACAGGTATTGCAAATTCCGGTGTATAATATCACGACCAAAAAGGTTTTACAAGAAATCAAACCTCCAGTTGAAGAAGAGGTTCCGGAAATCCCTGGACCTGGCATACCGGAAGATTGCCACCCTCTCGTTGAGCATGGAAAAACCTACAATATTGCCCTTATGCTTCCATTTTTCCTGGATGCTAAGGTAGAATTTCCGACATCCGATTCTCTCACAGGTGAAGAGCAAAGTCTAAATAAATCGTATGAGTTCATGCAATTCTATTATGGCGCTATGCTTGCCATTGACAGCCTTGGTAAACTTGGTCTCAATGCAACAGTGCATGTATATGATGTTGATAACACACCTGAAAGTGTGGACAAGGTACTTGCAAGATCAGAATTGAGCAACATGGATCTTATTATAGGGCCACTGTTTTCAGGTAATTTCGACAAGATGGCACGTTTTGCCGCCAGCAACAAAATCAATATCGTTAATCCGCTTTCTACACGAACCGAATTCCTGCTGAACAATCCATACAGCATTAAAGCCCAGTCATCCTCAAAAGATCAGGTGCATGTGCTGGCATCATTTATCAAGAACAACTTTGCAGGAAAAAATATCATTGTGGTCAGGCAGTTTTCCTTCAGCGAAAACGAAACCTCAGAAATCTTCCGCAAGGAATTCGGAGAAGCAGGATTAAACGAAGTCATTTATATCCGCGACAGCCTGGATGGGGTAAGAAGAAGCCTCAGTAAAACTCGCGAAAACATCATTGTCGGGCTTTCAACAGATAAAGTCTTCATCATGGACTTTATCAGGAAACTCAATGACATCAGGGCTGATTATGATATCACCTGTTTCGGGATGCAAGAGTGGGAAGAGTTTGAGATTGATACCGAACACATTGTCAACCTGCGCCTGCACCTTCCCTCTCATAGTTATATTGATTATAATGCCGAACCAGTAAAAAACTATATACGCTTATTCAGAAATACATATAATACTGAGCCATTGCCAAACCGCTTTGCATTTGAAGCTTTTGATATTACCTGGTATTTTGTGAGCGCCATGATGAAATATGGGGCGGCTTTTGAAGAATGCCTTCCCTCCTACCGTTACCGGGGCATGCAGATTCCTTTCTCGTTCGAACCATTGGGCCGAAATGGATTTGAAAACAAAGGGCTTTCCATCTACAGGATTCAGGATTTCAGACAGATAGAGGTATATCCGAAGTAA
- the guaA gene encoding glutamine-hydrolyzing GMP synthase, which produces MEQAILIIDFGSQYTQLIARRIRELNVYCEIHPCTHIPELHEGFKGVILSGSPASTHDPNAPFPDLSPLGDKIPVLGVCYGAQYLANLRGTKILPAKIREYGRANLSFIHEENALMKGMNTGCQVWMSHGDTIKSNPEVFEIITSTKDVEVAGFQILNNQVYGIQFHPEVYHTTEGMTLLKNFVYDICGCEPTWTPASFIDMTIKEIRQTVGSDNVVLGLSGGVDSSVAAVLMHQAIGKQLHCIFVDNGLLRKNEFETVLHTYQDMGLNIRGIDAGPRFLDALQDVTDPELKRKAIGKTFIEVFDDAAHAIPNATWLAQGTIYPDVIESISVNGPSATIKSHHNVGGLPDYMKLKIIEPLKSLFKDEVRKVGRELGISPLLVNRHPFPGPGLGIRILGSISAEKIRIAQEADFIFIEALKEYDWYDKVWQAGVMLLPVRSVGVMGDERTYDFVVALRAVGSTDGMTADWIHLPYEFLAEVSNRIINKVKGVNRVVYDISSKPPATIEWE; this is translated from the coding sequence ATGGAACAAGCTATACTTATCATTGACTTTGGGTCGCAATATACCCAACTGATAGCCCGCAGGATACGTGAACTCAATGTTTACTGCGAAATACACCCCTGCACACATATCCCGGAATTGCATGAAGGTTTTAAAGGTGTGATCCTTTCAGGAAGCCCGGCATCCACGCATGATCCAAATGCACCATTTCCTGATTTAAGCCCATTGGGTGATAAAATTCCTGTATTGGGTGTTTGTTACGGGGCGCAATACCTTGCAAATTTAAGGGGAACCAAGATTCTGCCAGCAAAAATAAGGGAGTATGGTCGTGCGAACCTTTCGTTTATACACGAAGAAAATGCTTTGATGAAAGGCATGAATACCGGATGCCAGGTGTGGATGTCGCATGGTGATACAATCAAGTCAAACCCCGAAGTTTTTGAAATCATTACCAGCACCAAAGATGTGGAAGTGGCAGGATTCCAAATCCTGAACAACCAGGTTTATGGCATTCAGTTTCACCCCGAAGTGTATCACACCACCGAAGGAATGACCCTGTTGAAAAATTTCGTTTATGACATTTGTGGCTGTGAACCCACCTGGACGCCGGCTTCTTTTATTGATATGACCATCAAAGAAATCAGGCAAACTGTTGGTTCTGACAATGTTGTTCTTGGACTTTCGGGTGGCGTTGATTCTTCTGTGGCTGCGGTGCTGATGCATCAGGCAATTGGCAAGCAGTTGCATTGCATTTTTGTTGACAACGGACTGCTGCGTAAAAACGAATTCGAAACTGTATTGCATACCTACCAGGACATGGGCCTCAACATCCGGGGCATTGACGCGGGCCCAAGATTTCTTGATGCCTTGCAGGACGTTACTGATCCGGAACTGAAACGCAAAGCCATCGGAAAAACCTTTATCGAGGTTTTCGACGATGCCGCCCATGCCATCCCTAATGCAACATGGCTCGCACAAGGCACCATTTACCCCGATGTCATTGAATCCATTTCGGTGAATGGGCCATCGGCAACTATCAAATCGCATCATAATGTTGGCGGCCTTCCCGACTATATGAAACTTAAAATCATTGAGCCTTTAAAATCGCTCTTTAAAGATGAAGTGCGCAAGGTAGGCAGGGAATTAGGCATCAGTCCTTTGCTTGTGAACCGACATCCTTTTCCCGGGCCGGGTTTAGGAATCAGAATCCTGGGCAGTATCAGCGCTGAAAAGATAAGGATCGCACAGGAAGCTGATTTTATTTTTATTGAAGCCTTGAAAGAATACGACTGGTACGATAAAGTTTGGCAAGCCGGCGTTATGTTGTTGCCTGTGCGCTCGGTGGGCGTTATGGGTGACGAACGCACCTACGATTTTGTGGTGGCATTGCGTGCCGTTGGTTCAACCGATGGCATGACCGCCGACTGGATTCACCTGCCTTATGAATTTCTTGCCGAGGTTTCGAACCGCATCATCAACAAAGTGAAAGGTGTGAACCGCGTGGTTTACGATATCAGCTCAAAACCTCCGGCAACGATTGAATGGGAGTAG
- a CDS encoding M23 family metallopeptidase, which translates to MNIQIFQQNVQNGINKVFRTENPGNIITLLLPFEYLRFHFNTIPGNMLLAVSFLLIFSFSVSPLWSQEDYPQGYFRFPIDFTPSLSGTFAEIRSNHFHSGLDYRTGGVEGKPLYAAADGFVSRIRISPGGFGKAIYLEHPNGFSTVYAHVRNFAPGITQYIRSEQYKQESFDVDLYPEPKSIQVKKGEVIAWSGNSGSSGGPHLHFEIRHTHNQQPINPKLFGLNILDNIHPVIQALKIYPTGEYSTINGKEEALTFELKGANGNYWLNQDQPIRIAGEVAFGIQAYDVHNHSNLKNGISIIDISIDDKLVFAYRVNEFAFSETRYVNAVIDYEELMRSKRRFIQTRLLPNNPLRIYPINNNGGTFLFAEQKNHVVKIEVKDAAGNTAKLQFRVAGTQPSAAPLLATNTDNKTFFRYDRINRFQNNDFVLEMPANALYEDVWFEFDEEAMVKGTLAKQFHVHNKYTPVHSNFTIAMKPVMFDQKLKNKVVIVRKDDNGKWSAAGGSFKDGFVTASVRSFGVYSLMADTLAPQIKPLNVVINKNISQQQDIRIKISDDLSGIKSYRGTMNGKWILMDYDAKNDLLVYEMDDRTQKGSNKFKLVVEDQVGNQAVYEATLVR; encoded by the coding sequence GTGAACATCCAGATTTTTCAACAAAATGTACAAAATGGTATTAATAAGGTTTTCCGAACCGAAAACCCGGGAAATATTATTACCCTACTTTTGCCGTTTGAATATTTACGATTCCATTTTAACACGATCCCTGGCAATATGCTGCTTGCTGTTTCATTTTTACTGATTTTTTCGTTTTCTGTTTCCCCGCTTTGGAGCCAGGAAGATTATCCTCAGGGTTATTTTCGCTTTCCAATAGATTTTACGCCTTCTTTATCCGGCACTTTTGCTGAAATTCGATCCAATCATTTTCATTCAGGCCTTGATTACAGAACCGGCGGAGTGGAAGGGAAGCCCTTATATGCCGCTGCTGATGGCTTTGTTTCCAGAATACGGATTTCTCCGGGTGGTTTTGGAAAAGCCATTTATCTTGAGCATCCTAACGGTTTCAGCACGGTTTATGCACATGTAAGAAACTTCGCTCCCGGCATCACACAATACATTCGCAGTGAACAATACAAGCAGGAATCCTTTGATGTTGATCTTTATCCCGAACCAAAAAGCATACAGGTTAAAAAAGGGGAAGTGATTGCCTGGAGTGGCAACAGCGGGAGTTCAGGCGGGCCTCACCTGCATTTTGAAATCAGGCATACGCATAATCAGCAACCTATAAATCCAAAACTTTTCGGGCTAAATATCCTTGATAATATTCATCCTGTTATACAGGCATTGAAGATTTATCCTACCGGTGAATATTCCACCATAAATGGAAAGGAAGAAGCACTCACATTCGAGCTTAAAGGAGCCAATGGCAATTACTGGCTCAATCAGGACCAGCCTATCCGCATTGCCGGCGAGGTAGCCTTCGGCATACAGGCATACGATGTGCATAACCACAGCAACCTGAAGAATGGAATTTCAATTATAGACATTTCCATTGATGATAAACTGGTTTTCGCCTATCGTGTTAACGAATTTGCTTTTTCTGAAACCCGCTATGTGAACGCGGTTATTGATTATGAGGAATTAATGCGCAGTAAGCGCAGGTTCATCCAAACCAGGTTGCTGCCAAATAATCCTCTAAGGATTTATCCCATCAACAATAACGGAGGCACTTTTTTATTTGCTGAGCAGAAAAACCATGTTGTAAAAATTGAGGTGAAGGATGCTGCTGGAAATACTGCAAAGTTGCAATTCAGGGTTGCCGGAACGCAACCTTCGGCGGCGCCATTGTTGGCAACTAACACTGACAATAAAACATTTTTCCGGTACGATCGGATCAACCGCTTTCAAAACAATGATTTTGTACTGGAAATGCCCGCCAATGCGCTGTATGAAGATGTTTGGTTTGAATTTGATGAAGAAGCAATGGTCAAAGGAACACTTGCCAAACAATTTCATGTTCATAATAAATATACGCCTGTGCATAGCAATTTCACTATCGCTATGAAACCTGTTATGTTTGATCAAAAACTTAAAAACAAGGTAGTAATTGTAAGAAAGGACGATAACGGAAAATGGAGTGCGGCCGGAGGATCTTTCAAAGACGGTTTTGTAACCGCTTCGGTTCGCAGTTTCGGAGTGTATAGCCTAATGGCTGACACACTTGCCCCGCAAATAAAGCCTTTAAATGTCGTAATCAATAAAAACATTTCGCAACAGCAGGATATCCGGATTAAAATCAGCGATGATCTTTCAGGAATTAAATCCTACCGTGGCACCATGAACGGCAAATGGATTCTCATGGACTACGACGCCAAAAATGATCTGCTCGTGTATGAAATGGACGACAGAACCCAGAAAGGCAGCAATAAATTCAAACTTGTTGTTGAAGACCAGGTCGGAAACCAGGCGGTTTACGAAGCTACGCTCGTGAGGTAA
- a CDS encoding OsmC family protein — protein MHGQHRYNATIKWTGNLGTGTDNFRNYERSHRISIENKPDILGSSDPAFRGDKSRHNPEDLLVASLSSCHMLWFLHLCSEKGVIVLDYTDNATGIMVETSNGGGQFTEVTLNPIVVVKENSMIDKANELHKKANKLCFNANSVNFPVRHNPTTKTK, from the coding sequence ATGCATGGACAACATCGCTACAATGCAACAATAAAGTGGACGGGGAACCTAGGCACAGGAACGGATAATTTCAGGAATTACGAAAGAAGTCATCGAATAAGCATAGAAAACAAGCCCGATATCCTTGGATCGTCTGACCCGGCATTTCGTGGCGATAAGTCAAGACATAATCCAGAAGATTTATTAGTAGCCTCATTGTCCTCTTGCCACATGCTTTGGTTCTTGCATTTGTGTTCAGAAAAAGGCGTAATTGTTTTGGATTACACCGACAATGCAACAGGAATTATGGTTGAAACTTCTAACGGCGGGGGGCAATTCACCGAAGTAACACTTAATCCCATAGTAGTTGTGAAAGAGAATTCCATGATTGATAAAGCAAATGAATTACATAAAAAAGCAAATAAGCTGTGCTTTAATGCGAACTCTGTCAATTTTCCTGTAAGGCACAACCCGACGACAAAGACAAAATGA